The Methanohalophilus portucalensis genome window below encodes:
- a CDS encoding cobalt-precorrin-5B (C(1))-methyltransferase: protein MIDPVNKSKIPEEWLDKAAMPREELVEGIKNGRLVVLSDGSVLKRGYTTGTTAAAAAKAAVLSLQEKVRTVSIPTPVGLRAYIDVKETDTGYAMVTKVNNDHESDITRGLEFVGDAREADSIIINAGEGIGTVTRGGLQAKKGHPAINPKPLQQIKMAVFEAVEQLGLKGAEVEISLPRGEEIARQTLNSTIGVEEGISILGTTGFVEPWNDHLGEMKGDLIRCSDKVVLTTGRIGIRYSTMLFPDYTVVLAGSRISEALEAATGDVIICGLPGLIIKWGDPDVLEGTGFATVAEMVEMEPEGQHLSRAFEKTVEKAKGARVVIVERDGTVLMDSGEKK, encoded by the coding sequence ATGATCGATCCTGTGAATAAATCCAAAATTCCCGAAGAGTGGCTTGACAAGGCAGCCATGCCACGTGAGGAACTCGTGGAGGGTATAAAGAACGGAAGGCTCGTAGTTTTAAGTGATGGTTCAGTTCTCAAGAGAGGTTATACCACCGGGACAACCGCGGCTGCAGCTGCCAAAGCGGCTGTGCTTTCCCTGCAAGAGAAGGTTAGGACTGTTTCAATACCAACTCCTGTGGGCCTGCGTGCCTATATTGATGTGAAGGAAACGGACACTGGCTATGCGATGGTGACCAAGGTCAATAATGACCACGAGTCCGATATTACCCGGGGGCTTGAGTTTGTAGGGGATGCCCGTGAAGCAGATTCAATTATAATTAATGCCGGTGAGGGTATAGGCACAGTGACACGCGGAGGCCTGCAGGCTAAAAAAGGTCATCCTGCAATCAATCCCAAACCCCTGCAACAGATTAAGATGGCCGTTTTTGAAGCTGTTGAACAACTGGGTCTTAAGGGTGCGGAAGTGGAAATATCCCTCCCCAGAGGGGAAGAAATAGCACGACAGACCCTTAATTCCACTATCGGTGTGGAGGAAGGCATTTCTATTCTGGGTACCACGGGGTTTGTAGAACCCTGGAATGACCATCTCGGGGAAATGAAAGGAGACCTGATTCGTTGTTCCGATAAAGTTGTCCTTACCACCGGCCGTATAGGTATTCGTTATTCTACAATGCTGTTTCCCGATTACACGGTTGTACTTGCAGGCAGCCGTATCTCAGAGGCACTCGAGGCTGCCACAGGCGATGTCATAATCTGTGGCCTGCCCGGGCTTATCATCAAATGGGGTGACCCGGATGTACTTGAGGGTACGGGTTTTGCTACGGTTGCCGAAATGGTGGAAATGGAACCTGAAGGGCAGCACCTGAGCAGGGCTTTTGAAAAAACCGTGGAAAAGGCAAAGGGTGCCCGTGTTGTGATCGTTGAGCGTGACGGTACTGTGCTTATGGATAGCGGGGAAAAGAAATGA
- the mutL gene encoding DNA mismatch repair endonuclease MutL produces the protein MEKPEHIHLLDEATINQIAAGEVIERPASVVKELIDNSLDSGASDIRVEIEGAGSKNITVIDDGSGIGRDEVPLAFTKHSTSKIESKDDLHRIITLGFRGEALSSIAAVSRVELISRTADCLSAVKIGVEGGLVGEATETGSSVGTRVEVRDLFYNTPARRKYLKSKRTELSHITDTVTRQALGNPGVAFTLLNEGKVVLRCGKGELFDRMVQVLGADVARQLIPLEYEDGLLSLWGYISKPGYYRSNREMNYFFINGRNISSPAISNAVRLGYYTMLAKGRYPAAVLNVKINLEEVDVNVHPAKRYVRLSRENEIMDGITAAVEQALKQEKLVPEVKPSRTMTMQSSLASPEKPTSKEPVSSESPVIRENTSNYTAPPRDTQRRLKSSERAMAEEKAQPERVGSGVSDARILGQVNDLYIVAETDEGILLIDQHAAHERIMYEQISRKVKHDWQELISPVTVDLTTREKVLLEEYIPYLENLGFSLSEFGTQTYVITTVPTVMGKIEDPSVVYDLLADLFAQGRVKEKKGMEDMLCKTMACRSAIKAGASCNMEQMQNLLDQLEKTENPYTCPHGRPTMITLGKAELDKLFKRTGV, from the coding sequence ATGGAAAAGCCGGAGCATATCCATTTACTTGATGAGGCCACAATCAACCAGATTGCTGCAGGAGAGGTCATAGAAAGACCTGCTTCTGTTGTCAAGGAGTTGATAGATAACTCTCTGGATTCAGGAGCATCGGATATTCGAGTGGAAATAGAGGGGGCTGGATCAAAGAATATCACTGTGATAGATGACGGCAGCGGAATAGGCCGGGATGAAGTTCCGCTGGCCTTTACCAAGCATTCCACAAGCAAGATTGAAAGCAAGGATGACCTCCACAGGATAATTACCCTGGGCTTCAGGGGGGAGGCACTCTCCTCGATTGCGGCTGTTTCCAGAGTAGAACTTATCAGCAGAACCGCGGATTGCCTTTCGGCTGTAAAAATCGGAGTGGAAGGAGGTCTGGTTGGGGAGGCAACAGAGACCGGATCTTCGGTGGGTACACGTGTAGAGGTACGGGATCTATTCTATAATACACCTGCCAGGCGTAAGTATCTCAAGAGCAAAAGGACCGAACTTTCCCATATAACTGATACCGTAACCCGTCAGGCACTTGGTAACCCAGGGGTTGCCTTTACTTTGTTAAATGAGGGAAAGGTGGTGCTGCGTTGCGGCAAAGGTGAACTATTCGACAGGATGGTACAGGTGCTGGGAGCAGATGTTGCAAGACAGTTGATACCCCTGGAATACGAGGATGGCCTGTTATCCCTTTGGGGCTATATCTCAAAACCGGGATATTACCGCAGCAATCGGGAAATGAATTATTTTTTCATTAATGGAAGGAATATATCGTCCCCTGCTATCAGTAATGCCGTGAGGCTGGGATATTACACCATGCTGGCCAAAGGTCGCTATCCTGCCGCAGTACTTAATGTGAAGATCAATCTGGAGGAGGTGGATGTCAATGTCCATCCGGCAAAACGTTATGTCAGGCTGAGCAGGGAAAATGAAATTATGGATGGTATCACGGCGGCTGTTGAGCAGGCCCTCAAACAGGAGAAACTGGTACCCGAGGTAAAACCGTCCCGTACAATGACCATGCAGTCATCCCTGGCATCTCCTGAGAAACCAACTTCAAAGGAACCTGTATCTTCTGAATCTCCTGTTATCCGGGAAAATACCTCGAATTACACTGCCCCTCCCAGAGATACCCAGCGCCGGCTCAAAAGCTCAGAAAGGGCTATGGCAGAAGAAAAAGCTCAACCTGAAAGGGTGGGATCGGGTGTGTCAGATGCACGTATCCTGGGGCAGGTCAATGACCTATATATAGTGGCTGAGACCGATGAGGGAATTTTGCTTATAGACCAGCATGCTGCACATGAACGGATAATGTATGAACAGATATCCAGGAAAGTAAAACACGACTGGCAGGAACTGATCTCTCCTGTGACAGTTGATCTGACCACCAGGGAAAAAGTGTTACTGGAAGAGTACATACCCTATCTGGAAAACTTAGGATTTTCCCTGTCAGAATTTGGTACGCAGACCTATGTGATAACCACCGTTCCCACCGTGATGGGAAAGATAGAGGACCCTTCGGTTGTGTACGACCTACTGGCCGATCTCTTTGCCCAGGGCAGGGTAAAGGAGAAGAAGGGTATGGAAGACATGTTATGCAAGACAATGGCCTGCAGGAGTGCCATTAAGGCAGGGGCGTCCTGTAATATGGAACAGATGCAAAATTTGCTGGACCAGCTTGAAAAGACCGAGAATCCCTATACATGTCCCCATGGCAGACCCACAATGATAACCCTGGGCAAAGCAGAACTGGATAAGCTGTTCAAGCGCACGGGTGTATGA
- the mutS gene encoding DNA mismatch repair protein MutS: MSKITPAMQQYYAAKEQHPDSLIFFRMGDFYESFGEDAKTIAQELDITLTTRGKGKEGEKMPLAGIPYHAVDNYLPRLVRKGYKVAVCEQLEDPKKAKGVVKRGVVRVVTPGTVIDPSMLSDPSNNYLMAIAGRGQDFGVAFLDVSTGEFLTTQINDQPPFDGIAGEVARMRPAECIILPQLSENEELQSRLAELKLSTNEFDAASTDPESADRHLCEHLGVSTLEGMGCAGLAFAKMAASCALEYALETQMRELNHVQSLHTYSSSEFMILDSITLRNLEVVRNVRGEGKDTTILQVLDDTKTPMGSRLLQKWILKPLLDVFHINKRLDAVEELSDNTLLRFDVRSHLSYVKDVERLVGRVVYGNSNARDLVALKKSLQSVPSLLETLEGEHKAMLARIVQGMEDFREIDTLTNLIERAIVEEPPLSVREGGLIKPGYSEELDELKEISSNAKSWIASFQQKERDRTGIKSLKVGYNKVIGYYLEVTKPNISQVPDDYIRKQTMTNAERFYTPQLKDWEGKILSADEKRVALEYELFNEVISVVASHSKQLQEMAVLLGELDVLASLAEVAVNNNYVRPSITDDCRILIREGRHPVVENSVEGGFVPNDVEMDCSDEQFLLITGPNMAGKSTYMRQVALIVIMAQAGSFVPATHASVGIVDRIFTRVGAFDDLASGQSTFMVEMVELANILNNSTPKSLVLLDEIGRGTSTYDGYSIAKAVVEYIHNKGRQGVRSLFATHYHQLTEIAESLKRVKNYHIAVKEDGDDLVFLRKIVPGATDKSYGIHVARLAGVPHKVTKRAQSILEDIESESVISRESEGSRKRKSGAKYTQLLLVDPENNGEKDFDPVAEEIRDLDINNLTPLEALNRLHDIQKKLKES, translated from the coding sequence ATGAGCAAGATTACACCTGCGATGCAACAGTATTATGCTGCCAAGGAGCAACATCCCGATTCGCTGATATTTTTCCGTATGGGGGATTTCTATGAATCCTTCGGGGAAGATGCAAAGACCATCGCACAGGAACTTGACATAACTCTCACCACCCGCGGGAAGGGAAAAGAGGGGGAAAAAATGCCCCTGGCAGGAATTCCCTATCATGCGGTGGATAATTATCTTCCCAGACTGGTCAGGAAAGGCTACAAGGTAGCAGTATGTGAGCAGCTGGAAGATCCCAAAAAGGCTAAAGGAGTTGTCAAACGGGGAGTGGTAAGGGTGGTAACCCCCGGTACTGTTATCGATCCTTCCATGCTTTCTGATCCCTCGAACAATTACCTGATGGCAATTGCCGGCAGGGGTCAGGATTTTGGTGTGGCCTTTTTGGATGTATCCACAGGAGAATTCCTGACTACCCAGATCAACGATCAACCTCCTTTTGACGGAATTGCGGGAGAGGTGGCACGAATGCGACCTGCCGAATGTATTATCCTTCCCCAGTTAAGTGAAAATGAGGAATTACAAAGCAGGTTGGCAGAGTTGAAGCTTTCCACCAATGAATTTGATGCTGCTTCCACAGACCCGGAATCTGCGGACAGGCATCTATGTGAACATCTGGGTGTCTCCACCCTGGAAGGCATGGGTTGTGCCGGGCTTGCCTTTGCAAAAATGGCGGCCAGCTGTGCCCTGGAATATGCCCTGGAAACCCAGATGCGTGAATTAAATCATGTCCAATCCCTCCATACCTATTCATCATCCGAATTCATGATACTGGATTCCATTACACTGCGTAATCTGGAAGTTGTGAGAAATGTGCGGGGAGAGGGAAAGGATACTACGATTCTCCAGGTACTGGATGATACCAAAACACCTATGGGCAGCCGTCTGCTTCAAAAATGGATCCTCAAACCCCTCCTTGATGTCTTCCATATAAATAAACGGCTGGATGCCGTGGAAGAATTGTCTGATAACACCCTGTTGAGATTTGATGTGCGCTCCCATCTCTCCTATGTAAAGGATGTGGAGAGACTTGTGGGCAGGGTGGTTTATGGTAATTCCAATGCCAGAGACCTTGTTGCTCTCAAAAAATCCCTGCAGTCGGTGCCCTCTCTCCTGGAAACCTTGGAAGGGGAACATAAGGCAATGCTTGCCCGGATAGTGCAGGGAATGGAAGATTTCAGGGAAATCGATACTCTCACTAATCTGATCGAGCGGGCTATCGTGGAAGAGCCACCTCTTTCTGTACGGGAAGGCGGGCTGATCAAACCCGGCTACAGTGAGGAACTGGATGAACTGAAGGAAATTTCCAGTAATGCCAAATCCTGGATTGCCTCATTCCAGCAGAAGGAGAGGGACAGGACCGGGATCAAATCCCTTAAAGTAGGCTACAACAAGGTGATAGGTTATTATCTGGAGGTTACCAAGCCCAATATTTCCCAGGTGCCTGATGATTACATCCGCAAACAGACCATGACCAATGCCGAGCGATTTTACACCCCCCAGCTTAAGGACTGGGAAGGCAAAATCCTGTCTGCTGATGAGAAAAGGGTGGCATTGGAATATGAACTATTCAATGAAGTAATTTCGGTGGTAGCAAGTCATTCGAAACAGTTGCAGGAGATGGCAGTCTTGCTTGGAGAGCTGGACGTTTTGGCCTCTCTGGCAGAGGTTGCGGTGAACAATAATTATGTGCGTCCTTCCATTACCGATGACTGCAGGATACTGATACGGGAAGGCAGGCATCCTGTTGTGGAAAACTCAGTTGAGGGAGGATTTGTGCCCAATGATGTGGAAATGGATTGTTCTGATGAGCAGTTCCTCCTTATAACGGGCCCCAATATGGCGGGTAAATCCACCTACATGAGACAGGTTGCCCTGATTGTCATAATGGCCCAGGCGGGATCCTTTGTACCTGCTACCCATGCATCGGTGGGTATCGTGGACAGGATATTCACCCGTGTGGGGGCTTTTGATGACCTGGCAAGCGGACAGAGTACCTTCATGGTGGAAATGGTGGAACTTGCCAATATCCTGAATAATTCCACTCCGAAAAGCCTGGTGCTGCTGGATGAGATCGGCAGGGGGACCAGTACCTATGACGGATACAGTATAGCCAAGGCGGTTGTGGAGTATATCCATAACAAGGGCCGCCAGGGTGTCCGCTCCCTTTTTGCGACCCATTATCACCAGCTGACAGAGATCGCTGAATCGCTCAAGAGGGTTAAGAATTATCATATAGCGGTCAAGGAGGACGGAGACGATCTTGTCTTCCTGCGCAAGATCGTGCCCGGTGCCACTGACAAAAGTTATGGTATTCATGTAGCCAGGCTTGCCGGTGTTCCCCATAAGGTAACCAAAAGGGCGCAGTCAATTCTGGAAGATATTGAAAGTGAGAGTGTGATCAGCAGGGAAAGTGAAGGTTCCAGAAAACGCAAGAGTGGTGCCAAATATACCCAGCTTTTGCTGGTAGATCCGGAAAATAACGGTGAGAAGGATTTTGATCCGGTTGCAGAGGAAATAAGGGACCTGGATATCAATAACCTCACCCCCCTGGAAGCCCTGAACAGGCTGCATGATATACAGAAAAAACTGAAGGAGAGTTGA
- a CDS encoding ABC transporter permease, with translation MMSYFALPDITPRVLKVWMRNRDVFMTTLTVNFLPPLVEPILYLFALGFGLGNYINEIEGVPYTKFIAPALISVSMMFAGFYECTFGSYVRMYYQKTFDAIIATPLNIDEVIAGELLWGATRGVINASIILPILSIFGLAVYPHSLLVIPFAFLAGLMFSCIAMCFTAITPNINSLTYPSILLITPMFLFSGTFFPLSLLPETVQYIALAILPLAHIVIVVRSLMGGIIEASLLLNIAWMLGATLLVFLLSINLMKKRLIV, from the coding sequence ATGATGTCGTATTTTGCCCTGCCGGATATTACCCCGCGTGTCCTGAAAGTCTGGATGCGCAACCGGGATGTGTTCATGACCACTTTGACGGTGAACTTCCTCCCACCCCTGGTGGAACCTATCCTGTACCTGTTTGCCCTGGGATTTGGATTGGGTAACTACATCAATGAAATCGAAGGTGTACCCTATACAAAGTTCATTGCCCCTGCTCTGATATCGGTTTCAATGATGTTTGCCGGTTTTTATGAATGTACCTTCGGCTCCTATGTGCGAATGTATTACCAGAAAACCTTTGATGCCATTATTGCAACTCCCCTGAACATAGATGAAGTCATAGCAGGAGAATTACTATGGGGAGCGACGCGGGGTGTGATCAATGCCAGTATTATCCTGCCGATCCTGTCAATTTTTGGCCTGGCTGTCTATCCGCATTCCCTGCTGGTAATCCCCTTTGCCTTTCTGGCAGGATTGATGTTTTCCTGTATTGCCATGTGTTTTACGGCAATCACTCCCAATATCAATTCCCTGACCTACCCTTCCATCCTGCTGATAACCCCCATGTTCCTGTTCAGCGGTACCTTTTTCCCGCTATCCCTGCTACCGGAAACTGTACAGTACATAGCCCTGGCAATCCTGCCCCTGGCACATATAGTGATCGTTGTCAGGTCACTGATGGGTGGAATTATAGAGGCTTCCCTGCTACTGAACATTGCCTGGATGCTTGGGGCAACCCTGCTGGTTTTCCTGCTGTCAATAAACCTTATGAAAAAGAGGCTTATAGTGTGA
- a CDS encoding ABC transporter ATP-binding protein, whose amino-acid sequence MAVDDVSFEVNKGELFGFLGPNGAGKTTAMRIIQCVSPPSGGSLKVFDMDVTRDQRKIKNLMGVVPQENNLDIDFSVYKNLYVYSRYFDIPKRKAEKRINELLDFVQLNEKKDTMTDLLSGGMKRRLILARALVNEPRLLILDEPTVGLDPQSRHVMWDKLRSLKKEGVTIVMTTHYLEEAAQLCDRLVIMDYGNILVEGSPSSIIKEYIGTDIVEAENTPEVIACLENSKARYEQAGDMVQIYTNDPHDITEHLFSECRLGKITARAATLEDVFLKLTGRKLRE is encoded by the coding sequence GTGGCTGTTGATGATGTCAGTTTTGAGGTAAATAAAGGTGAGCTGTTCGGTTTTCTGGGACCCAACGGAGCCGGCAAGACTACTGCAATGCGGATTATACAATGTGTATCTCCTCCCAGCGGAGGCAGTCTCAAAGTCTTCGATATGGATGTAACACGTGACCAGCGCAAAATTAAAAACTTAATGGGAGTTGTACCTCAGGAAAACAATCTCGATATCGATTTTTCCGTTTACAAGAATCTCTATGTATATTCACGTTACTTTGATATCCCCAAAAGAAAAGCCGAAAAAAGGATTAATGAATTACTGGATTTTGTGCAGCTCAATGAAAAGAAGGATACAATGACCGATCTTCTTTCCGGTGGTATGAAACGGCGCCTTATTCTTGCCAGGGCGCTTGTGAATGAACCCCGGTTACTGATCCTGGATGAACCCACAGTGGGCCTGGATCCACAGTCCAGGCATGTAATGTGGGATAAACTGCGCAGTCTCAAAAAAGAGGGAGTTACCATTGTAATGACCACCCATTACCTGGAAGAGGCCGCCCAGCTGTGTGACAGGCTGGTTATAATGGATTATGGCAATATTCTTGTGGAAGGTAGCCCGTCATCGATAATAAAGGAGTATATCGGTACGGATATAGTAGAAGCTGAAAATACCCCTGAAGTAATAGCCTGTCTTGAAAACAGCAAGGCAAGGTATGAACAGGCAGGGGATATGGTCCAGATTTATACCAATGACCCTCATGACATTACTGAACATCTTTTTAGTGAATGCAGGCTGGGTAAGATTACCGCAAGGGCTGCAACACTGGAGGACGTGTTCCTTAAACTTACAGGGAGGAAGTTGCGGGAATGA
- a CDS encoding TrkH family potassium uptake protein, whose translation MKFKVVMGVLGTLLWLLGLLMLIPLFVSMYYSESPQTFAIAFTITMVAGTIFAFRIEPAKEDWDLKEGFMIVAFGWLAAAIFGAIPFVLEGMTPINAFFESMSGFTTTGATVMVDIESHSRGLLFWRSMTQWLGGMGIIMLFIAILPKLGIAGRQMFRAEVPGPQEDKLRPRIRETAKILWMVYVAISVVECVALYLAGLNLYDAITHTFTTMACGGFSPYADSIAAFNSPVVEGIICFFMFLAGANFALHYRMFYVDKGSLLKDDEFKFYTLIIAIATLSLTLLLFKDHVYDLGTSFRYSVFQVLSILTTTGYATVDFNQWADSGRMLLFIVMFFGGCAGSTGGGIKIVRILLLLRYANRELFKAVHPKAVRIIRFNGKAVSDDVMHSIVSFVIIYFILFFISSGLLTMMGMDVFSSLSASIATLGNIGPAFNLFGPMANYNLLPFMGKLLLVLNMWIGRLEVFTVMVMLTSAFWKK comes from the coding sequence ATGAAATTCAAAGTTGTGATGGGTGTTCTGGGTACTTTACTATGGCTTCTTGGATTACTGATGCTCATACCCCTTTTTGTAAGTATGTATTATAGTGAATCTCCCCAGACATTCGCTATAGCTTTTACGATAACAATGGTAGCAGGCACGATATTTGCTTTCAGGATAGAGCCTGCAAAAGAAGATTGGGATCTTAAGGAAGGTTTCATGATTGTTGCTTTTGGATGGCTTGCAGCAGCAATTTTCGGTGCAATACCCTTTGTTCTTGAAGGAATGACTCCAATAAATGCTTTTTTTGAATCCATGTCCGGGTTTACTACGACCGGAGCTACGGTGATGGTGGATATTGAGAGTCATAGCAGAGGCCTTTTATTCTGGAGATCCATGACCCAGTGGCTTGGTGGAATGGGTATAATTATGCTGTTTATAGCCATTCTGCCCAAATTGGGTATTGCCGGTCGGCAGATGTTCAGAGCTGAAGTACCTGGTCCCCAGGAGGACAAATTGCGTCCTCGCATTAGAGAGACCGCAAAGATCCTATGGATGGTATATGTGGCTATTTCCGTTGTAGAATGTGTAGCACTCTATCTTGCCGGACTAAACCTGTATGATGCTATCACTCACACTTTTACCACCATGGCATGTGGGGGTTTTTCCCCTTATGCAGATAGCATAGCTGCTTTTAACAGTCCTGTTGTGGAAGGTATAATATGTTTCTTTATGTTCCTTGCAGGTGCAAATTTTGCATTGCATTACAGAATGTTCTATGTGGATAAAGGTAGTCTTTTAAAAGATGACGAATTCAAATTCTATACTTTAATTATTGCAATTGCAACTCTAAGTCTTACCCTTCTTCTTTTCAAAGATCATGTCTATGATCTGGGTACTTCTTTCAGGTATTCTGTATTTCAGGTATTATCTATTTTAACAACTACCGGGTACGCAACTGTTGATTTTAATCAATGGGCAGATTCAGGCAGGATGCTTCTATTTATAGTGATGTTTTTTGGGGGATGTGCCGGCTCAACCGGCGGTGGGATTAAGATTGTGCGTATCCTGCTTCTTTTAAGGTATGCAAACAGGGAGCTATTCAAAGCTGTTCACCCTAAAGCTGTGCGTATTATTCGTTTCAATGGAAAAGCAGTATCTGATGATGTAATGCATTCCATTGTATCGTTTGTTATAATTTATTTCATCCTTTTTTTCATAAGCTCTGGTTTGCTTACGATGATGGGAATGGATGTTTTTAGTTCATTGAGTGCATCCATAGCAACACTGGGTAACATTGGACCGGCTTTCAATCTTTTTGGACCGATGGCAAATTATAACCTGTTGCCGTTTATGGGTAAATTATTGCTTGTGTTGAATATGTGGATTGGCAGATTGGAAGTATTTACAGTGATGGTAATGCTTACTTCTGCTTTCTGGAAAAAATGA
- the trkA gene encoding Trk system potassium transporter TrkA, with translation MKIVIIGAGEVGYHIAKSLYLENDIVVIDEDEDACQRVDELDVQVIMGNGANATILEKVLIDADLLLALTGDDEVNIVACMATKLIKQSSKTFKTMARVSNPDYIDRPVAKRTQVGIDVMICPELALASEIADILSIPSAIDSESFADGKIKMMEFVVKEDSHLVDKHIRDIGLFGCCIVSALFRGSQIIIPHGDDLIRAEDHIVIIGEKSAMKDISSFFGKIKKNTAMIIGGGIVGLYLAQLLETTDMKIKIIEKDRYRSEMVADNLKKTLVLWGDGSDLNLLKEEGVGEMDVVISVTNSDEKNLLCSLLAKQMGAKKVIVRADHFDYVPLFEMVGVDRAVSPREATINEVLKLTMGTGIEALTTIEGDKAEIVEYTVSKKSKINGKFLKNVNFPEGSIASMVINDDSTIVPRGNYKVKEGDHILVFSIPSVLPDVEKLFK, from the coding sequence ATGAAAATAGTCATCATAGGTGCAGGTGAAGTTGGCTATCATATAGCAAAATCATTGTATCTGGAAAATGATATTGTTGTCATCGATGAGGATGAAGATGCCTGTCAGAGAGTGGATGAGCTTGACGTTCAGGTAATCATGGGAAATGGTGCAAACGCTACAATTCTTGAAAAAGTTTTGATCGATGCCGATCTTCTTCTGGCTTTAACAGGTGATGATGAGGTAAATATTGTCGCCTGTATGGCAACTAAATTGATAAAGCAATCCAGTAAGACCTTTAAAACCATGGCCCGGGTCAGTAATCCTGATTATATAGACAGGCCGGTAGCCAAACGTACCCAGGTTGGTATCGATGTAATGATATGTCCTGAACTTGCACTTGCATCGGAGATTGCTGATATTCTTTCTATACCTTCTGCGATTGATTCGGAGTCATTTGCCGATGGAAAAATAAAAATGATGGAATTTGTTGTCAAAGAAGACAGCCATCTTGTGGATAAACACATCCGTGATATAGGCTTATTTGGCTGCTGTATTGTGAGCGCCCTTTTCAGGGGCTCACAAATTATTATTCCCCATGGTGACGATCTTATCCGCGCAGAAGACCACATTGTCATTATCGGTGAAAAATCCGCAATGAAAGATATATCTTCCTTTTTTGGAAAGATCAAAAAAAATACTGCTATGATTATTGGTGGCGGAATCGTTGGACTTTATCTGGCACAGTTGCTTGAAACGACTGATATGAAAATAAAGATTATAGAAAAAGACAGATACCGATCTGAAATGGTAGCTGATAACCTCAAAAAAACGCTTGTATTGTGGGGCGATGGTTCTGATCTTAATCTCCTCAAGGAGGAGGGTGTAGGGGAAATGGATGTGGTAATATCTGTTACAAACAGTGATGAAAAAAATCTGCTCTGCTCTCTTTTGGCCAAACAAATGGGTGCAAAAAAGGTGATAGTAAGAGCGGACCATTTTGATTATGTACCTTTATTTGAAATGGTTGGTGTAGATCGTGCTGTAAGTCCCAGGGAAGCAACGATTAATGAAGTGCTCAAACTCACGATGGGTACAGGAATAGAGGCCCTGACAACCATTGAAGGAGATAAGGCTGAAATTGTGGAGTACACAGTTTCTAAAAAATCAAAAATAAATGGCAAGTTTCTCAAAAATGTGAACTTCCCGGAGGGTTCAATTGCAAGTATGGTTATCAATGACGACTCAACTATTGTTCCCCGTGGAAATTACAAGGTAAAAGAAGGTGATCATATTCTTGTATTTTCTATACCTTCTGTACTTCCAGATGTAGAAAAACTGTTCAAATAA
- the ribB gene encoding 3,4-dihydroxy-2-butanone-4-phosphate synthase, which produces MDNFKFSDPEVKKGVEAVERGEMVFIFDSDSREGETDFVIAASAITPDDVRWMRRDGGGLICTALADEVCTTLGLPFMADLLAEGAGRWPAIGNTVEQAGDLAYDSRSSFSIWVNHRDTRTGIPDNDRALTINKLAEISEKGRNGETVVFGEEFRAPGHVALLRAAEGLVENRRGQTELSVALAQMAGITPVMVVCEMLDDTNGKALSKEDARTYAQLHGCVFLEGAQITKVYKEWVTRQKK; this is translated from the coding sequence ATGGACAATTTTAAATTTTCAGATCCCGAAGTGAAAAAGGGCGTTGAGGCGGTTGAGCGGGGAGAAATGGTATTTATATTTGATTCGGACAGCCGGGAAGGGGAGACGGATTTTGTGATTGCGGCTTCGGCTATTACTCCTGATGATGTACGCTGGATGCGTCGCGATGGTGGAGGGTTGATATGCACTGCCTTGGCCGATGAGGTCTGTACGACGCTGGGTCTGCCTTTCATGGCGGATTTGCTGGCAGAGGGGGCAGGCAGATGGCCTGCAATTGGTAATACTGTGGAGCAGGCCGGTGATCTGGCATATGATAGTCGTTCTTCCTTTTCCATCTGGGTCAATCACAGGGACACACGTACCGGCATTCCTGATAATGATCGTGCCCTGACAATCAACAAGCTGGCTGAGATTTCTGAAAAGGGTAGAAACGGGGAAACCGTTGTTTTTGGAGAAGAGTTCCGTGCGCCGGGCCATGTTGCATTGCTACGGGCAGCTGAAGGGCTTGTAGAAAACCGTCGGGGCCAGACCGAGCTGTCGGTTGCTCTTGCACAGATGGCCGGTATAACCCCTGTAATGGTAGTCTGTGAAATGCTGGATGATACCAACGGCAAAGCCCTTTCAAAAGAGGATGCCAGAACCTATGCCCAGTTGCATGGATGTGTTTTTCTGGAAGGTGCCCAGATCACAAAGGTCTATAAAGAATGGGTAACCCGGCAGAAAAAGTGA